One Gordonia mangrovi genomic region harbors:
- a CDS encoding DEAD/DEAH box helicase family protein: MAGNFDFLQSEWPQIHDSAKRAERDALFDARTTCFYARRTLEATVKWLYTAHHLPTPYKDDLSARIHQPDFQSILPPQLFPKMNLIRKSGNHAVHDDRPVTKEFGLRVLEELFHILSWLARECASQPESKPAAERQFDRDRLPKPGGGPAMAKTIVQLQQLNEQLENKDVELAQAAAQRADLTEQLLARDNELKAADADKASLEDLVGKLRAEVAAAQKAAAARPDTHDYNEAQTRRDIIDLLLHEAGWPLDQPRDREYPVTGMPDGKNGYVDYVLWGTDGLPLAVVEAKRTSKDAEAGKHQARLYADCLESMTGQRPIIFYTNGFETYLYDDLRYPPRLVEGFYTRDELQLEIQRRTSRRQLASIEVPAGIVERHYQTRAIRRVTDRFEDERQRAALLVMATGSGKTRTVIALSDMLMRANWAKRILFLADRVALVKQAVNAYKTFLPDAPPVNLLTDKNTDGRIYVSTYPTMMNLINEVDDGTRRFGPGYFDLIVIDEAHRSVYQKYRRIFEYFDSFLLGLTATPKDEVDYNTFQLFGLETGVPTDDYELEEAINDGYLVRPRAVPVPLKFQRTGIKYDELTDDEKKRWESTDWDDESDPDEDEYPDAVDAEAVNKWLFNTDTVDKALEVLMTRGHRVAGGDRLGKTIIFAKNQRHADFIAERFDVNYPQYHGSFAAVITHSVSHGQDLIDKFSQPNAEPHIAISVDMLDTGIDVPDVVNLVFFKPVRSKTKFWQMVGRGTRLRPDLYGPDQDKTDFFIFDLCGNMEFFGTNPAPAEGNMAKSLSQRLFEKRTDIVYALDRSQSHEVLRNEIADGLHRHVQAMNLDNFLVRPRRRQVETYRDRGAWESLTEQKLRDIVDNLADLPTTIRDPDEMAKRFDLIVLSGQLAVIEGDESEFDRRRDRMREIADALLEQLSIPKIKAQEELLREVASDEWWVDVTPEMLEGARKDLRSLVGLLEKTKQPAIYTDFTDSFIANVEEVDMPTMSTGTDKARFTAKIRDYLRHQPDNLALQKLRTGKPLTDSDLDSLQELLARSGAGSADDLQQAIAEADGLGRFIRSLVGLDRQAVNERFTDFLADTNATADQIDFVGLIIDHLTRNGTMEPGQLYDPPFTDKAPQGPDQVFDMTRLTKLVEIIEGFGDVAS, translated from the coding sequence GTGGCCGGGAACTTTGACTTTCTCCAGAGCGAGTGGCCGCAGATCCATGACAGCGCGAAGCGCGCGGAACGCGACGCCCTGTTCGACGCTCGCACGACCTGCTTTTACGCCCGGCGCACCCTCGAGGCGACGGTCAAATGGCTCTACACGGCACACCACCTGCCGACTCCCTACAAGGACGACTTGTCGGCTCGGATTCATCAACCGGACTTCCAGTCGATCCTGCCACCGCAGCTGTTCCCGAAGATGAACCTCATCCGCAAGAGCGGAAACCACGCGGTGCACGACGACAGGCCCGTGACCAAGGAGTTCGGGCTGCGTGTCCTTGAGGAACTGTTTCACATCCTGTCGTGGCTGGCCCGCGAGTGCGCGTCTCAGCCGGAGTCCAAACCGGCAGCCGAGCGCCAGTTCGATCGGGACCGCCTGCCGAAACCTGGCGGCGGGCCGGCCATGGCGAAGACGATCGTGCAACTCCAGCAGCTCAACGAGCAGCTCGAGAATAAGGACGTCGAGCTCGCGCAGGCCGCAGCCCAACGCGCCGACCTCACCGAACAGCTCCTCGCCCGTGACAACGAGCTCAAGGCGGCCGACGCCGACAAGGCATCGTTGGAAGACCTCGTGGGCAAGCTCCGGGCCGAGGTGGCTGCCGCGCAGAAGGCGGCTGCGGCGCGACCAGACACCCACGACTACAACGAGGCGCAGACCCGCCGCGACATCATCGACCTGCTTCTGCACGAAGCAGGCTGGCCCCTCGACCAACCCCGCGACCGCGAATATCCGGTCACCGGCATGCCCGACGGCAAGAACGGATACGTCGACTACGTGCTCTGGGGAACCGACGGCCTGCCCCTGGCGGTGGTGGAGGCCAAGCGGACGTCGAAGGACGCCGAGGCGGGGAAGCACCAAGCCCGCCTGTACGCGGACTGTCTCGAGTCGATGACCGGTCAACGGCCGATCATCTTCTACACGAACGGTTTCGAGACCTATCTGTACGACGACCTCCGCTATCCGCCGCGTCTGGTCGAGGGCTTCTACACCCGTGACGAGCTGCAACTCGAGATCCAACGCCGCACCAGCCGTAGGCAACTCGCGAGCATCGAGGTACCTGCCGGCATCGTCGAACGGCACTACCAGACCAGGGCGATCCGCCGTGTCACCGACCGTTTCGAGGACGAACGACAACGCGCTGCGCTGCTCGTGATGGCCACCGGGTCGGGCAAGACTCGCACGGTCATCGCGCTGTCGGACATGCTGATGCGTGCGAACTGGGCCAAGCGGATCCTGTTCCTCGCCGACCGCGTCGCACTCGTCAAACAAGCAGTCAACGCTTACAAGACCTTCCTGCCCGACGCCCCGCCGGTGAACCTGCTGACCGACAAGAACACCGACGGCCGCATCTACGTGTCCACCTACCCGACGATGATGAATCTCATCAACGAGGTCGACGACGGAACGCGTCGCTTCGGGCCCGGCTACTTCGACCTGATCGTCATCGACGAGGCACACCGGTCGGTCTACCAGAAGTACCGTCGCATCTTCGAGTACTTCGACTCGTTCCTCCTCGGCCTCACCGCGACACCGAAAGACGAAGTCGACTACAACACCTTCCAGCTGTTCGGTCTGGAAACCGGTGTACCCACCGATGATTACGAACTGGAAGAAGCGATCAACGACGGCTACCTCGTCCGACCGCGGGCAGTGCCCGTGCCGTTGAAGTTCCAGCGCACCGGCATCAAGTACGACGAACTCACCGACGACGAGAAGAAGCGGTGGGAATCGACGGACTGGGACGACGAATCCGATCCGGACGAGGACGAGTATCCCGACGCGGTTGACGCCGAAGCCGTCAACAAATGGCTGTTCAACACCGACACCGTCGACAAAGCCCTCGAGGTGTTGATGACCAGAGGGCACCGAGTCGCCGGTGGGGACCGTCTGGGCAAGACCATCATCTTCGCCAAGAACCAGCGTCATGCAGACTTCATAGCGGAGCGCTTCGATGTGAACTACCCGCAGTACCACGGGAGTTTCGCGGCGGTCATCACCCACTCCGTGTCGCACGGACAGGACCTCATCGACAAGTTCTCGCAGCCGAACGCCGAACCCCACATCGCTATCTCGGTGGACATGCTCGACACCGGCATCGACGTCCCAGACGTGGTGAACCTCGTGTTCTTCAAACCTGTCCGGTCGAAGACGAAATTCTGGCAGATGGTCGGACGTGGAACCCGTCTGCGACCCGACCTGTACGGCCCCGATCAGGACAAGACCGACTTCTTCATCTTCGATCTCTGCGGCAACATGGAATTCTTCGGGACCAATCCTGCCCCGGCCGAAGGGAACATGGCGAAGTCGTTGTCGCAGCGTCTGTTCGAGAAGCGCACCGACATCGTTTACGCCCTCGACCGATCGCAGTCACATGAAGTGTTGCGCAATGAGATCGCCGACGGGCTCCACCGCCACGTCCAGGCGATGAATCTCGATAACTTCCTGGTACGTCCGCGGCGGCGGCAGGTGGAGACCTATCGTGACCGCGGGGCTTGGGAGTCGTTGACCGAGCAGAAGTTGCGCGACATCGTCGACAACCTCGCCGATCTGCCCACCACAATCCGCGATCCCGACGAAATGGCGAAACGGTTCGATCTGATCGTGCTGAGTGGGCAACTGGCCGTGATTGAAGGTGACGAGTCGGAGTTCGACCGCCGCCGCGACCGGATGCGTGAGATCGCCGACGCGCTACTCGAACAGCTCTCCATCCCGAAGATCAAGGCGCAGGAGGAGTTACTGCGGGAGGTTGCGTCCGACGAGTGGTGGGTCGATGTGACGCCGGAGATGCTCGAGGGTGCACGCAAGGACCTGCGCTCGCTGGTCGGATTGTTGGAGAAGACGAAGCAGCCGGCGATCTACACCGACTTCACCGATTCGTTCATCGCCAACGTCGAGGAGGTGGACATGCCGACCATGTCCACCGGTACCGACAAGGCGCGGTTCACGGCCAAGATCCGCGACTATCTGCGTCACCAGCCCGACAACCTGGCCCTGCAGAAGTTGCGCACCGGAAAGCCGTTGACCGACAGCGATCTGGACTCACTGCAGGAGTTGCTGGCCCGCAGCGGCGCCGGTAGCGCCGATGATCTCCAGCAGGCCATTGCCGAGGCCGACGGTCTCGGCAGGTTCATCCGTTCCCTCGTCGGACTCGACCGACAAGCCGTGAACGAACGCTTCACCGACTTCCTGGCCGACACCAACGCGACCGCCGACCAGATCGACTTCGTCGGGCTCATCATCGACCACCTGACGCGCAACGGCACGATGGAACCTGGTCAACTCTACGATCCGCCGTTCACCGACAAGGCCCCGCAGGGGCCGGACCAGGTGTTCGACATGACGAGGTTGACCAAGCTTGTCGAGATCATCGAAGGGTTCGGTGACGTGGCGAGCTGA
- a CDS encoding MspA family porin encodes MGLVVGAGSGGAVPTPLASTYDRLVTDDGWTVELRASELVVNPMSNIANSFASREGWVSSRVGALITPAAGRVPSQPVSSGVLEQFLVVGCQIDVSDGATFGFGSSFGPNANVTISGQPNVSVGASASVSPSISAKLTPGTINEISLGKKTLQTDRASIRAKRVHVRVDGCAGPVTVRIIVRLSVSTPTADDTLNLYSTRMWL; translated from the coding sequence ATGGGTCTTGTGGTGGGGGCCGGTTCTGGGGGCGCGGTACCGACGCCGTTGGCGTCGACCTATGACCGGCTGGTCACTGATGATGGGTGGACCGTCGAGTTGCGGGCCTCGGAGTTGGTGGTCAACCCGATGAGCAATATCGCCAACAGTTTCGCTTCTCGGGAGGGCTGGGTGTCGTCGCGGGTAGGGGCGCTGATCACTCCGGCGGCTGGTCGGGTGCCGTCGCAACCGGTGAGTTCGGGTGTGCTCGAACAGTTTCTGGTGGTGGGGTGTCAAATCGATGTGTCGGATGGGGCGACGTTCGGTTTCGGGTCGTCGTTCGGTCCGAACGCGAATGTGACGATCTCGGGTCAGCCGAACGTGTCGGTAGGGGCGTCGGCGTCGGTGTCGCCGTCGATCTCGGCGAAACTCACACCTGGCACCATCAACGAGATTTCCCTGGGCAAGAAGACGTTGCAGACCGATCGGGCGTCGATCCGCGCCAAACGTGTGCATGTGCGGGTGGACGGATGTGCCGGCCCGGTGACCGTGCGCATCATCGTGCGACTGTCGGTGTCGACGCCGACTGCTGATGACACCCTCAACCTCTATTCCACACGGATGTGGCTGTGA
- a CDS encoding DUF6973 domain-containing protein, producing the protein MLDHQPHSLGPGRLVVLLRHGANLPSQRGVHQARGRSDHPALPQPAERSEVRTAPRFTSGTVPGRVPAVGDPDESGNIDGTYWLPTGYDNLGRNEQSACSTSPYDCSRAQSSPQIANRESQKYFPGPTVDNRSDAARHCIWMASTTEKANSGFAQEIGDAHEMDGGDGNPDSHAMDEHNNRVGRDVGLRHEGDEAGLISECVTLAREAPVVPKPGDGIPGACDGKLVVIRP; encoded by the coding sequence ATGCTCGATCACCAACCGCACAGCCTTGGCCCGGGTCGCCTCGTCGTACTTCTTCGGCATGGTGCCAACCTTCCCTCACAAAGAGGTGTGCACCAGGCCCGGGGACGTTCAGATCATCCAGCACTGCCGCAGCCAGCAGAACGATCTGAGGTCAGAACTGCCCCTAGATTCACGAGCGGGACGGTCCCGGGTCGCGTGCCTGCAGTGGGTGATCCGGACGAGAGTGGGAATATTGACGGAACTTATTGGCTACCAACCGGCTACGACAACTTGGGTCGCAACGAGCAGTCTGCGTGCTCGACCAGCCCGTACGACTGCTCGCGCGCTCAATCCTCTCCTCAGATCGCGAACAGAGAATCGCAGAAGTACTTCCCCGGACCGACGGTCGACAATCGTTCGGACGCGGCTCGGCACTGTATCTGGATGGCGAGTACGACTGAGAAGGCTAACTCCGGATTCGCGCAGGAGATTGGCGACGCCCATGAAATGGATGGCGGAGACGGTAACCCCGACTCACACGCTATGGACGAACACAACAATCGAGTTGGCCGTGACGTCGGACTACGCCACGAGGGTGACGAAGCCGGGCTCATCTCGGAGTGTGTAACACTCGCTCGTGAAGCTCCCGTGGTTCCCAAGCCGGGGGACGGTATCCCCGGTGCCTGCGACGGAAAGTTGGTGGTGATCAGGCCATGA
- a CDS encoding Rv0361 family membrane protein, with protein sequence MTKSRDTRYPRRLAHFAVIVLGLALTCGSIAACGAPDSREDIKGEEYATETAIRTTAVQLYEAMSRNDWDRYNSLQCTQQRSDTPMDPGLARKMSRLEVRGVNITSRTDTSAEVEVRFRYSDESGDADHTEKINVIREEGEWLAC encoded by the coding sequence ATGACGAAATCGCGAGACACCCGTTACCCACGCCGACTGGCGCACTTCGCTGTGATCGTTCTTGGTCTGGCACTTACCTGCGGGTCAATCGCCGCTTGCGGTGCTCCTGACTCTCGAGAAGATATCAAGGGCGAGGAGTACGCCACGGAAACCGCTATACGGACTACCGCAGTGCAGCTATACGAGGCGATGTCTCGCAACGACTGGGACCGGTACAACAGCCTGCAATGCACTCAGCAGCGTTCAGACACTCCGATGGACCCTGGCCTGGCTAGAAAGATGTCGCGACTCGAAGTCCGGGGCGTCAACATCACCAGCCGCACCGATACGTCCGCTGAGGTGGAGGTACGGTTTCGCTACTCCGACGAATCTGGCGACGCCGATCACACAGAGAAGATCAATGTCATCCGTGAAGAAGGCGAATGGCTCGCCTGCTAG
- a CDS encoding Rv0361 family membrane protein — protein MIVLGLTLTCGSITACGAPDSQEDIMGEEYATETAIRTTAVQLYEAMSRNDWDRYNSLQCTQQRSDTPMDPGLAKMMSRLEVRGVNITSRTDTSAEVEVRFRYSDESGDADHTEKINVIREEGEWLAC, from the coding sequence GTGATCGTTCTTGGTCTGACACTTACCTGCGGGTCAATCACCGCTTGCGGTGCTCCAGACTCTCAAGAAGACATCATGGGCGAGGAGTACGCCACGGAAACCGCTATACGGACTACCGCAGTGCAGCTATACGAGGCGATGTCTCGCAACGACTGGGACCGGTACAACAGCCTGCAATGCACTCAGCAGCGTTCAGACACTCCGATGGACCCTGGCCTGGCTAAAATGATGTCGCGACTCGAAGTCCGGGGCGTCAACATCACCAGCCGCACCGATACGTCCGCTGAGGTGGAGGTACGGTTTCGCTACTCCGACGAATCTGGCGACGCCGATCACACAGAGAAGATCAATGTCATCCGGGAAGAAGGCGAATGGCTCGCCTGCTAG
- a CDS encoding MaoC family dehydratase, with translation MAKTITLSSAPGTAEVYSKAVGAMLPVVGKPATVRADAVIPERTYRMENIRVDPDRLHAYTRVTGQRFGSTLPITYPFVLQFPLAMKVMTDGDFPFGAVGSVHLENTIHRLRPIGVDEPLTIDTHAENLREHRKGLLIDMISEIRVGTELVTTQTATFLKQQRTSLSDEPRGPEPKQYAPPPPDSILSVDLGRIRQYAEASGDRNPIHMGNLTAKAFGFPKAIAHGMWSAAAAVANVEAQLPDDVTYTVRFGKPILLPAKVNLYTRRIDGAGAFDISVLDRRKGAPHLTATTRGA, from the coding sequence ATGGCCAAGACGATCACCCTGTCCAGCGCACCCGGCACCGCCGAGGTGTACTCCAAAGCGGTCGGCGCGATGCTGCCGGTCGTCGGCAAACCCGCCACGGTGCGGGCCGATGCGGTCATCCCGGAACGTACTTATCGGATGGAGAACATCCGGGTGGACCCGGATCGGCTGCACGCCTACACGCGGGTGACCGGCCAGCGATTCGGTTCGACACTGCCGATCACCTACCCGTTCGTGCTGCAGTTCCCGCTCGCGATGAAGGTGATGACCGACGGCGACTTCCCATTCGGCGCAGTCGGTTCGGTGCATCTGGAGAACACGATCCACCGGCTGCGCCCGATCGGCGTCGATGAACCGCTGACCATCGACACCCACGCGGAGAACCTGCGCGAGCATCGCAAGGGCCTACTGATCGACATGATCTCGGAGATCCGGGTCGGCACCGAGTTGGTGACGACGCAGACCGCGACGTTCCTCAAGCAGCAGCGCACCAGTCTCTCCGACGAACCGCGCGGCCCGGAGCCCAAGCAGTACGCTCCGCCACCCCCGGATTCGATCCTGTCGGTCGACCTCGGACGTATCCGTCAGTACGCCGAGGCCTCGGGCGATCGGAACCCGATCCACATGGGCAACCTGACCGCGAAGGCATTCGGCTTCCCGAAGGCAATCGCGCACGGAATGTGGAGTGCCGCAGCCGCAGTCGCCAACGTCGAGGCGCAGCTCCCCGACGACGTCACCTACACGGTGCGCTTCGGCAAGCCGATCCTGTTGCCCGCCAAGGTGAACCTGTACACGCGGCGCATCGACGGGGCCGGGGCGTTCGACATCTCCGTCCTCGACCGTCGCAAGGGCGCCCCGCACCTGACCGCGACCACTCGCGGCGCCTGA
- a CDS encoding 3-oxoacyl-ACP reductase: protein MAATGLYSNFVHSAPGSFLAKQAGLPVPPTLRRYKASEPPLPGPVLLGGAGRLVEPLREMLSAPDYTLIQNATSGRSADKYGALVFDATGITSPAELRQLFEFFQPQMRSLAPSARLLVLGTTPELVSDPNEHVAQRALEGFTRSVGKELQKGATVQLVYVSPDAKTGLTGLESTVRFVLSAKSAFVDAQVIRVGEADATAPKDWDKPLEGKVAVVTGAARGIGATIAEVLSRDGAHVICADIPAAGEALAETANKVKGTSFPLDVSAEDAGAKLAEHALERHGGIDIIVNNAGITRDKLLANMDAARWDSVIAVNLIAPQQLVNGLIEKGALNEGGAVIDVSSIAGIAGNRGQTNYGASKAGVIGLVDTYAPILAEKGVTINAVAPGFIETKMTAAIPVATREAGRLMSSLQQGGHTVDVAETVAYFANPASSAITGNVVRVCGQGFLGA from the coding sequence GTGGCAGCCACTGGCCTGTACTCGAACTTCGTCCATTCCGCACCCGGTTCGTTCCTCGCGAAGCAGGCCGGGCTGCCCGTCCCGCCGACGCTGCGCCGCTACAAGGCGTCCGAGCCGCCGCTGCCCGGCCCGGTGCTGCTGGGCGGAGCGGGCCGGCTCGTGGAGCCGCTGCGCGAGATGCTCTCGGCCCCCGACTACACCCTGATCCAGAACGCCACGTCCGGCCGCAGCGCCGACAAGTATGGTGCCCTGGTGTTCGACGCCACCGGCATCACCTCGCCGGCCGAGCTGCGTCAGCTGTTCGAATTCTTCCAGCCGCAGATGCGCTCGCTCGCGCCCAGTGCGCGGCTGCTGGTGCTGGGCACCACCCCGGAGCTGGTGTCCGATCCGAACGAGCATGTCGCGCAGCGCGCCCTGGAAGGCTTCACCCGCTCCGTGGGTAAGGAGCTGCAGAAGGGCGCGACCGTGCAGCTCGTCTACGTGTCCCCCGACGCCAAGACCGGTCTGACCGGCCTGGAGTCGACGGTGCGGTTCGTGCTGTCGGCGAAGTCGGCGTTCGTCGACGCGCAGGTCATCCGGGTGGGTGAGGCCGACGCGACCGCGCCGAAGGACTGGGACAAGCCCTTGGAGGGCAAGGTGGCCGTCGTCACCGGTGCTGCCCGCGGCATCGGCGCCACCATCGCCGAGGTGCTCTCCCGAGACGGCGCGCATGTCATCTGCGCCGACATCCCGGCCGCCGGCGAGGCGCTCGCCGAGACCGCCAACAAGGTGAAGGGCACCTCGTTCCCGCTCGACGTGAGCGCCGAGGATGCAGGCGCGAAGCTCGCCGAGCACGCCCTGGAACGCCACGGCGGCATCGACATCATCGTCAACAACGCCGGCATCACCCGCGACAAGCTGCTCGCCAACATGGACGCCGCCCGCTGGGATTCGGTGATCGCCGTGAATCTGATCGCGCCGCAGCAACTGGTCAACGGCCTGATCGAGAAGGGCGCGCTCAACGAGGGTGGCGCGGTCATCGACGTGTCGTCGATCGCCGGCATCGCCGGCAACCGCGGCCAGACCAATTACGGCGCCTCGAAGGCCGGCGTCATCGGCCTCGTCGACACCTACGCGCCGATCCTCGCCGAGAAGGGCGTCACCATCAATGCGGTCGCACCCGGGTTCATCGAGACCAAGATGACCGCCGCGATCCCCGTCGCGACCCGCGAGGCCGGCCGCCTGATGAGCTCGCTGCAGCAGGGCGGCCACACCGTCGACGTCGCCGAGACCGTGGCCTACTTCGCCAACCCGGCGTCGAGCGCCATCACCGGCAACGTGGTCCGCGTGTGCGGCCAGGGATTCCTGGGGGCCTGA
- a CDS encoding acetyl-CoA C-acetyltransferase, with protein MAQTPKTRTQRPVAILGGNRIPFARQDKAYAKVSNQEMFTAALDGLVSRYNLQGERLGMVAGGAVLKHSRDFNLMRECVLGSALSPYTPAFDIQQACGTGLQAIVAVADGIASGRYDVAVGGGVDTTSDAPIGVSESMRRQMLEVNRARSTKDQLLAALKLVPKLGIEIPRNGEPRTGMSMGEHAAITAKEFGIKRADQDALAAASHQNMAAAYDEGFFDDLITPFLGLTRDQNLRGDSTAEKLAKLKPVFGVSLGDATMTAGNSTPLTDGASTVLLGSDEWAEARGLPVQAYLVDSETAAVDYVNGPDGLLMAPTYAVPRLLDRNGLTLQDFDFYEIHEAFASVVLATLAAWESEEYCKERLGLDNALGAIDRTKINVHGSSLAAGHPFAATGGRIIAQAAKTIRENGGGRALVSICAAGGQGVTAIVEG; from the coding sequence GTGGCTCAGACACCCAAGACCCGCACTCAGCGCCCGGTCGCGATCCTCGGCGGCAACCGGATTCCGTTCGCCCGCCAGGACAAGGCCTACGCCAAGGTCAGCAATCAGGAGATGTTCACCGCAGCCCTCGACGGGCTGGTGAGCCGCTACAACCTGCAGGGTGAGCGCCTGGGCATGGTCGCCGGTGGCGCCGTGCTCAAGCATTCGCGTGATTTCAATCTCATGCGCGAATGTGTCCTCGGTTCGGCGCTCTCGCCCTACACCCCCGCCTTCGACATCCAGCAAGCCTGCGGCACCGGCCTGCAGGCGATCGTCGCCGTGGCCGACGGCATCGCGTCCGGCCGCTACGACGTCGCCGTCGGCGGCGGTGTGGACACCACCTCCGACGCCCCGATCGGCGTCTCGGAGTCGATGCGTCGCCAGATGCTCGAGGTCAACCGTGCCCGCAGCACCAAGGACCAGTTGCTCGCCGCGCTGAAGCTGGTGCCGAAACTCGGCATCGAGATCCCGCGCAACGGTGAGCCGCGGACCGGCATGTCGATGGGTGAGCACGCCGCCATCACCGCCAAGGAATTCGGCATCAAGCGCGCCGACCAGGACGCCCTGGCCGCCGCCAGTCACCAGAACATGGCCGCCGCCTACGACGAGGGCTTCTTCGACGACCTGATCACGCCGTTCCTCGGACTGACCCGCGACCAGAACCTGCGCGGCGATTCCACCGCGGAGAAGCTCGCCAAGCTCAAGCCGGTCTTCGGCGTCTCGCTCGGCGACGCGACGATGACCGCCGGCAACTCCACCCCGCTCACCGATGGCGCGTCGACCGTGCTGCTGGGCAGCGACGAGTGGGCCGAGGCCAGGGGTCTGCCGGTGCAGGCCTACCTCGTCGACAGCGAGACGGCGGCCGTCGACTACGTCAACGGGCCCGACGGTCTGCTGATGGCGCCCACGTATGCAGTGCCGCGCCTGCTCGACCGCAACGGGTTGACGCTGCAGGATTTCGACTTCTACGAGATCCACGAGGCATTCGCCAGCGTCGTGCTGGCCACCCTGGCCGCCTGGGAATCCGAGGAGTACTGCAAGGAGCGTCTCGGCCTCGACAACGCGCTCGGCGCCATCGATCGCACCAAGATCAACGTGCACGGCTCCTCGCTGGCGGCCGGGCACCCGTTCGCCGCCACCGGCGGGCGCATCATCGCGCAGGCCGCCAAAACCATCCGCGAGAACGGCGGCGGGCGTGCACTCGTCTCGATCTGTGCGGCCGGCGGCCAGGGCGTCACCGCCATCGTCGAAGGCTGA
- a CDS encoding VanW family protein has protein sequence MVDPVNSSPVARAAARVAVGIAAALGIVIATDLVLTDGATARGAVVAGIPAGNLDDAEAQAVVDQLSERAIHRVRLHTDTGSATVAPDDLGLFFDAEATKARLMDQPRNPWPRLMAILGRTHAVQPVVTIDRAVFDATLDDLRSELEKAAVEGGVHYEVADDVATPVADMPAAGKRVARDAAATTLMAQWLDDKPVDLPMEDFDPSVSAEVVGQTVAGAATRAVAAPVTLEGADDVSVRVTPAQLGSVLTFVADGRGGLQPEIDPKRSTEMLRPQLAETEREAVDATFSLSSGSPTVVPSRDGSRVDWDKTFASTAATVTGADASDTRVVEVAYAPVKPKLTTKQARGLGVREVVSEFTTSGFSSASGENIRLVAAEVDGALVKPGEKFSLNTYTGPRGTAQGYVTSTIIDHGHADKAVGGGISQFATTLYNAAYFAGLEDVTHTEHSYYISRYPEAREATVFEGAIDLVFRNNTEHGIYIETGWSPSDVTVRMWSTTTVDVESITGERYAYTDPPSLKLPKGDNCIASTGSRGFTTSNTRIISDAESGAEISRHTRTVKYDPAPNVKCV, from the coding sequence ATGGTTGATCCCGTGAACAGTTCCCCGGTCGCACGCGCGGCGGCGCGTGTGGCAGTCGGCATCGCCGCCGCACTCGGCATCGTCATCGCCACCGATCTCGTCCTGACCGACGGCGCGACCGCACGCGGTGCAGTTGTCGCGGGTATCCCGGCAGGCAACCTCGACGACGCGGAGGCCCAGGCCGTCGTCGATCAACTCTCCGAACGGGCCATTCATCGCGTACGACTCCACACGGATACCGGGTCGGCCACGGTCGCGCCCGATGACCTCGGCCTGTTCTTCGATGCCGAGGCCACCAAAGCCCGGTTGATGGATCAGCCCCGCAACCCATGGCCCCGGCTGATGGCAATCCTCGGGCGCACTCACGCCGTGCAACCGGTCGTGACCATCGACCGTGCGGTCTTCGACGCCACGCTCGACGACCTGCGCTCCGAACTGGAGAAGGCGGCAGTCGAAGGCGGGGTGCATTACGAGGTGGCCGACGACGTGGCCACCCCCGTGGCGGACATGCCGGCCGCCGGCAAGCGCGTGGCCCGCGACGCCGCGGCGACAACGCTGATGGCGCAATGGCTCGACGACAAGCCCGTCGACCTGCCCATGGAGGATTTCGATCCCTCCGTGTCGGCCGAGGTGGTCGGCCAGACCGTCGCCGGGGCCGCCACCCGCGCGGTGGCCGCCCCGGTCACTCTCGAGGGCGCCGACGATGTCTCCGTGCGGGTCACGCCCGCCCAGCTGGGCTCGGTGCTGACGTTTGTCGCCGACGGGCGCGGCGGACTGCAACCGGAGATAGACCCGAAACGCAGTACCGAGATGTTGCGCCCACAGCTCGCCGAGACCGAACGCGAAGCCGTGGACGCCACGTTCTCACTGAGCAGCGGTAGTCCCACCGTGGTGCCGTCGCGCGACGGTTCGCGGGTCGACTGGGACAAGACCTTCGCGTCCACCGCGGCGACCGTGACCGGGGCCGACGCATCGGATACCCGGGTCGTCGAGGTCGCCTACGCACCTGTGAAGCCAAAGCTGACCACCAAGCAGGCACGCGGACTCGGCGTGCGTGAAGTGGTCAGCGAGTTCACCACCTCCGGGTTCTCCAGCGCATCCGGCGAGAACATCCGGCTCGTCGCCGCCGAGGTCGACGGTGCACTGGTCAAACCCGGCGAGAAGTTCTCCCTGAACACCTACACCGGGCCGCGCGGCACCGCGCAGGGCTACGTGACGTCAACCATCATCGACCACGGCCACGCCGACAAAGCGGTCGGCGGCGGCATCTCCCAGTTCGCGACCACGCTCTACAACGCCGCCTACTTCGCCGGTCTCGAGGACGTCACGCACACCGAGCACAGCTACTACATCTCCCGTTACCCGGAGGCGCGTGAGGCCACCGTCTTCGAGGGCGCCATCGACCTGGTGTTCCGCAACAACACCGAGCACGGGATCTACATCGAGACCGGCTGGTCGCCGTCCGACGTCACTGTCCGCATGTGGAGCACCACCACCGTCGACGTCGAGTCGATCACCGGCGAGCGGTACGCCTACACCGACCCACCGTCACTGAAGCTGCCGAAGGGTGACAACTGCATCGCGTCCACCGGCAGCCGCGGGTTCACCACCTCGAACACCCGCATCATCAGCGACGCCGAGTCCGGCGCCGAGATCAGTCGCCACACCCGCACGGTGAAATACGACCCCGCGCCCAACGTCAAGTGCGTGTGA